The genomic interval GGCGCGTTGACGAAATCCCAGTAGGACAGAACGACCACCTTGAAATCGGTGATACCGCCATAACGCAGTTCGCGCAGCGCCAGGTCGATGCCTTCGACGATGAACATCGAGTTTTCATAATGGCCATTCATCAAGACCAGCTTGCGCGCCCCATGCCGGGCGAGTTCGCGGATGATGTCCTGGATGGTATGGGTCAGTGTTGCGCCATCCAGGCTGGTGGTGCCGGGAAAGTGGTTGCCACCTCCCGACTTCTGCTGTGACTTGTAGCCATAGGCCAAGGCGGGTAACACCAAGCCGTCGACTTCTCGCGCTACTGCCTTGCACAGGGCGGTAGGCAATAGCACATCCACCTCCATGCACATGTGATGACCGTGCTGCTCCAAGGCGCCCACCGGCAAGAAAATCGTGCTGCCGGAAGCTACCTTCTGTGCGTACTCAGGCCAGGTGAGTTCGCCAACCACTACGCTTTCGTTCATCGGTTATCTCTCTTTATTCTTGTATTCGTTGAAGTAGTCCGTTTGCAGCGAGCCAGTACATGCAACGATTTGATCAGATCACAACGACATTCACTTGTCAGTTCCCGACCTGAATTTGACAAATGCTGACGGACCTGCGATCCAGGTGGGTCGGGTGGGGCAGGGGGCGAATTTGACAAATTACAGGTCGGAAAAACACAACTTGCCCTGATGGCAATCTGCTGCAATCGGTAATCACACAGGCGGTGAAAACCTTGGGGAAGCGGGGCGAAAGCGCGGCTGGGCCAAGGCACTTTTGATTACCGAGGGTATCTCCATGACGCGTCGCGCCGATTTTTCACGCCGTACATTCATCAAGAACAGCAGCATTTTGGCCGGTGTGGCGGCGCTCTCCGGGGTACTTCCGAACAGAACCTTTGGCGCAGCCGAAAAAGAACTGGTGATACTGGCGTGGGCAGGCCACGCCGCGCCCGACATCGTCGCGGATTTCGAGCGCGAGCATGGGGTCAAGGTGCGGGCCAAGTACTACACCGGCGGCGATAACATGCTGGGGCTCATTTCGCAGTCACCACCGGGCACCTTCGACCTGATCCTGTCGGATGCCGAGTATGTGCAACAACTCAACGCCGCCGACTATATCGAGCGACTGGACCTTGCCGATTATCCCTTCGATGACTTCTACCCAGAGTTTCAGCACTTTCCAGGGCACTGGCAGGGCGATGAACTGTATTCGGTCATGGTCCGCTTCGGCTTTCTCGGTATCGCCTTCAATACCCAGTTGCTGCCGGAGTCCAAGGCGAAAAGCTACCAGGTGTTCTGGGACGATAGCCTCAAGGGCAAGGTCGGCCACTTCGACTGGCACCTGCCAAACCTGGGCCAGATCAGTTTGCTCAATGGCAACAGGCTGCCCTACGACATCGACGCGGCGCACTGGAAGAGGCTCCAGGACAAAACCATGAGCCTACGCGGACAAGTGGCCGGGTTCTTCGATTATGGCGGTACCTTCTCCTCCCTGAAAAACGGCCAGATCCACGCGATGTGTGGCATTGGCGACTGGATTACCGGGGTCTTGCAGCGTGCCGGGGCACCGGTAAAAACAGTGATACCCGAGGAGGGCGGCCTGCAATGGACCGAGTCTTATTGCATCGCCAAGAAAGCCCACAGCCCGGAACTTGCGAAGAAGTTCATTCAATACATCACCTCCCCTGAAGGCCAGGTGAAGTCGGCGAAGATGGAGGCTTACCCGGCGCTGATTCCCAATAAGCGCGGCTGGGAGTTGCTGAACAAGACCGACCTTGCCGAAGCCAGACGCCAAGGCATGGTACTGGGCCAGCGCAATGTCATGGACGACATCCGCGAGGGGCGTATTCAGTATCGCGCGCTCCCCGTGCAGCAGAGCCTGGAGGACTGGAACGACTTCTGGTCGCAGTACAAGGGCGCTTGATGGCGCCTACACAGGAGCGGCGTAATGATTTCGAACAAGCTATCGCCCCCACTGCCCGCCAGTGAGGAGCCTGCACGCACGCGTGGGCAGTTCGGCAAGCGCACCTGGCGCTTACCGGGGTATGGGCTGATCCTGTCGCTGCCGATACTGGTCTGGCAGCTACTGTTTTTTGTAGCGCCCTTGCTGTTTCTGCTGACCATCAGTTTTTGGCTGGTGCGCAACTTTCGCATGGTCCCTGCGTTCGAGTGGCTGAACTGGAAGTACCTGTTCAGCCGCGAGTACTTCTGGGATGCCTACTTGCACACCTGGGCGATGGCGGCGGGGGCCAGTGTGCTGATCAGTGCCGTAGCCTTTCCGTGCGCCTATACAATTGCCTTCAAGTTCCGCGAATCGACCCGGCAATGGTTGGTGCTGTTGTTGATCACGCCATTTTTTACCAGTTACCTGGTGCGCACCTATTCCTGGCAAGTCTTTCTCAGTGACCAGGGGCTGCTCAATAGCGCCCTGGCGTTGCTGGGGATTGGGCCGTTGCCCTTGCTCAATACCAGTTTTGGTAGCTATGTGGGTTACTTCACCCTGTGCCTGCCGCTGGTAGTGTTGCTGCAGTTGTTCAGCCTCATGTACATCGACCGCACGCTGATCGAAGCTGCCCACAACTTGCGCGCGGGCCGTCTGCGCACGGTATTTGGGGTAGTGATTCCATCGGCGCGGGTCGGCATCGTCATCGCCGCACTGTTCTGTTTCATCATGACCTTCGGTGACTTTGTCAGCCCGCTCTATCTAGGGGGCGGCCAACCACCAACCTTGAGCACCCTGATTACCGACACGACCAAATCGGGGCAGCAATGGCCACGCGCGGCGGTTATTGCCACGACGATGATCGTGACCTTGCTGGCCACGGCGTTCCTGATGGTTCGCCACGCCTACAGGAGGCGCGCATGAACGAACATCGTGTCATCAACTTCATGCTGCGCAGCTTCGTCGTCCTGGTGTTCTTGTTCATCCTCACGCCTATCATTGGCAGCTTCGTGTTTTCCTTCAACGTCGACCGCTTCCCATCCTTGCCCCTGGGTGGCTTCAGTTTGCGCTGGTACGAAGCGATTGCCGCCGACCCGCAAGTCTGGCAAGCCTTCAACAACAGCCTGGTCGTCGGTGTGGTGGTATCGCTGGTTTCCACGCTGCTGGGCTTCACTGCCGCCTATACCGACTTTCGTTATCACTTTTTTGGCAAGTCGGTGTACATGGCATTGGCACTGCTGCCTCCTACCATTCCGGTGGTGATTCTGGGCCTGGCGATGCTCGCGTTCTTGTCGCGAATCGGCCTGTCCGGCGAGCTGTATGCCGTCATGATCTGCCACATCGTCATGTGCTCACCATTCGCCATGGCGGTGATTCGCATGCGCCTGGCGCAGATGGCCCCGCAACTGGAGGCCGCCGCCTGGAACCTGAGCGCCAGCCAATGGCAGGCCATGCGCTACGTGATCCTGCCGTTCACCGCCCCGAGCATTTTCGCCGCACTGTTCGTGACCATGGCCGTGTCGTTCGACGAGTTCGCGGTGGCCTGGTTCGTTTCGGGCCTTAACGAGACAGTCCCGGTACGCATCCTCAATACTTTGCAAGGGCAGGTCAGCCCGACCATCAATGCGATAGGCACGATCGTTTTCATCACCACGATCACGCTGACGATCGTTGCCCAGGTTTTGCTCATGCGCCGGCAGAAGAAACCGGCTGACGGCAAAAAAAGCTGAACATCCCATGCCGACGCAGGAGCTCCCCATGACTCAACCGTTAGTGGTATTCGATAACGTGACCAAACAATTCGGCAGTTACGTCGCTGTCGAACCGATGAACCTGGAAATCTACAAGGGCGAGTTCGTCGCGATCATGGGCTCCAGTGGCTGTGGTAAAACCACCACGCTGCGCATGCTTGCCGGGCTCGACAAGCCCAGCAGCGGTGAAATTCGCTTGAACGGCGAGCGCATCAACGACCTGTATTCCTGGCAAAGGGACACCCCGCTGGTGTGGCAGAACCTGGCGCTGTTCCCCTTTCTGAGCGTGCTTGAAAACGTTGAGTTCGGTTTGCGCATGCGCGGCATGGGCAAAGCTGAACGGCGCAAAAAAGCCCTGCACTGGCTAGAGCGCCTGGACCTGGGCGAGTTTGCCAACCGTGATATAAGCATGCTTTCTGGCGGGCAACGGCAGCGGGTGGCGCTGGCGCGTTCACTGGTCACCGAGCCCCCGATACTGCTACTGGACGAACCGCTCAGTGCCCTCGATGCGCACTTGAGCGTGCGCATGCAGGCGGTGTTGACTGGGTTGCAGAAGGACCTTGGCATCACCTTCGTCTATGTCACCCACAGCCAATCCGAAGCCTTCGCCATGGCTGACCGCGTGGTGATCATGAGCCGTGGCCGGGTTGAGCAGATTGGCACGCCCAAGGATATTTTCTTCGAACCGCACAACCGTTTTGTCGCTGAATTCGTCGGCGGCAAGAACATGCTTGGCGGCGTTGTGCTTGGCTTCGACGACACCGGGCTGGTGCAACTGGACTCGGCGTATGGTCGCTTTCTGGCACGCTTGCCCGAAGACCGATCTGTTGCGGTAGGGGAAGAGGTCACCCTGTGCATCAGTGCCGAACATATCAACCTCGCCGCGCAACCGACCACAGCCAGCCGCCTGGCGTGTACCGTGATGGGGGAGGAATTCATTGGGTCAATGGTCAACATATACCTGGAAGCCGCCAACGGGCTGGAACTGCAAGTGCAGAAGCCGTACGCGGATTACGACCTACTTGGGCTCAAGAGCGGGCAGAGGGTGCATGTCGGGTGGGACGATGCGCGGGCGCTGATTTTACGTGGCAATTAGAGGTCGATATCTGACATCTGCGCAGGGGCGGCAGCGTGGACAATTGTAGACGTACCCACGCCCAGTTGACCCGAAGGAGGCAGTACATGCAGCAATTGACTGAAACCAGCGAAAACCTGGCCAGCGCCGTGCGTATTGGCTTCCTGCTGGCCGAAGGGTTCGATTTCTATGCCTTGGCCGCTGCGCTGGAACCCTTGCGCCAAGCCAACGACGTGGCCCGCTGCGTGGTCTGCGAATGGCAGATACTGAGCCTTGAGGGCCAGCCGCTGAAGGCCAACAATGGCATCGTGGCGGCCACCGTGCAACTGAGCCAGGCCAAGCCCCTCGATGTGCTGATTCTGTGCCTTGGCAGTGAATTGCAGTTGTGTACCGACGACAGTGTCCGCGAATCGCTGGCGCTGCTGACCAAACCGACCTGCCGCACGCTCGATGTCGGCGAATTGGCCGAATTCATCGGCGTTGCCCGGTTGTCCCCGTAGCGCGTGTTCACCCGCTACCAGAGCTGAACCTGCCTCGATAATTATCTTGATCCGCGCCTGCAATGGGCGCGACATCGCGCGTTTCCTCTCCTTCATTCCCCCTCATCTATACCTCTGCCTGTTCTTGCCGCAGCGAGGCCTGTACGGCAGTGGCGGGCAATATTGTCCTTTCCATAGCGGCGTTTACAGCAAGGCGGATCTGATCATCTAGGGGTCGGATTCGCGCAAAAAAGGCCGCCTTTTATCTGTTCGAATGATCTCCAGTGGCACCCAAAACAGGGCCTCTCTACTGATCACCTACCAAGGAGTGAAGACATGCAAATGCCGAAAACAATACAGATTCAAAACGGCGAAAAAGTTAAGCCGACGTTCTCGCACCAGGAATACGCCAACCGTCAATCCAAGTTGCGCAGCTACCTGGCCCAGAACAATATCGACGCCGCTGTCTTCACGTCTTATCACAACATCAACTACTACAGCGATTTCCTGTATTGCTCGTTCGGCCGTCCTTATGCCCTGGTGGTGACTCAGGATGCCGTGGTGTCGATCAGCGCCAACATCGACGGTGGCCAGCCATGGCGGCGTACCGTGGGCACCGAAAACATCATCTACACCGACTGGCAGCGCGATAACTACTTTGTCGCGATTCAACAAGCCTTGCCCAAGGCCGGACGTATCGGGATCGAGTTCGACCACTTGAACCTGGTCAACCGCGACAAATTGGCCAGCCGTTATCCCCAGGCCGAGCTGGTGGACGTCGCCGCGCCATGCATGCGCATGCGCATGATCAAGTCGGCTGAAGAGCACGCCATCATTCGTCACGGTGCCCGCGTTGCCGATATCGGTGGTGCTGCGGTGGTTGAGGCCCTGCGTGACCAGGTGCCTGAGTACGAAGTGGCGCTGCATGCCACCCAGGCCATGGTCCGTGAAATTGCCCGCACTTTCCCCGATTCCGAACTGATGGACACCTGGACCTGGTTCCAGTCTGGTATCAACACCGATGGCGCGCATAACCCGGTAACCTCTCGCAAGGTCAACAAGGGCGACATTCTGAGCCTCAACTGCTTCCCGATGATCGCCGGTTACTACACCGCGCTGGAGCGCACGTTGTTCCTCGACCATTGCTCCGATGAGCACCTGCGCCTGTGGGAGGTCAACGTCAAGGTCCACGAGGCCGGCCTGAAGCTGATCAAGCCAGGCATGCGTTGCAGCGATATTGCCCACCAGTTGAACGAGATTTTCCTCGAGCACGACCTGCTGCAATACCGCACCTTCGGTTATGGCCATTCGTTCGGCACCCTGAGCCATTACTACGGCCGTGAAGCTGGCCTTGAGCTGCGCGAAGACATCGACACCGTGCTGGAACCTGGCATGGTCGTGTCCATCGAGCCGATGATCATGCTGCCCGAAGGGCTGCCGGGTGCGGGTGGTTACCGCGAGCATGACATTCTGATCGTCAACGAAAACGGCGCTGAAAACATCACCAAGTTCCCATACGGCCCAGAACACAACATCATCAAGAAGTAACCGAGCAAGCCGCACAGGAAACTGTGCGGCTTTTTTTATCCGTATGACTTTTTCCATGCCAAGGTTCAAGGAGGACATGTGTGGAGTACGCGACAGCGCACGCTCGCAATGAACGGGGGCTGCCGCAACCTGGCACAATTGCCAAGGGTTCGCGGCTTTTTTATTTCGCCTGCAGCATCATTTTCGTAGCCTTCAACCTCCGCACTGCGTACCCAAGCCTCGGCGCTGTGCTTGCCGATATATCCAGCGACCTAGGCCTGACGCCTGCCGCCACCAGTGCAATTTCCACCCTGCCTGTATTTTGCCTGGGGTTGTTCGCGCCCGTGGCGCCCTGGCTTGCCCGCAAAATAGGCACAGAGCGCACGATCTTGGTATTGATGGCGGCGTTGTCCACAGGGCTATTGATACGTGGCGCCGGGAACGTCAGCGGCCTGGTGGTCGGTTCGATCGTCATTGGCAGCGCCATCGCCATCATCAACGTATTGCTCCCTGGGCTTATCAAACGCGACTTCGCCAAGATCACCGGGCTGATGGCCGGCCTCTACTCCATGGCGCTGTTGAGCGGTGCGGCGACTGCCGCAGGGTTCACCCTGGCGCTGCAAAGCACCTTGGGCGGTGGCTGGACGACGGCGTTGGCGCTGTGGTCAGTGCCGGCAGCGGCAGCCTGTGCCTGCTGGCTTTTCCAACTGCCCAAGGGCAGTGCGCTGGCACCCAAGGCTGCGCCGCGCGTACGAGGGGTGTGGCGCTGCGCGCTAGCCTGGCAACTCACGCTGTTCATGGTGCTGCAATCGATGTATTCGTTTACCGTGTTCGGCTGGCTCGCCCCGTTTCTGAATGGACGGGGGATGACGCCGCTGGAGTCCAGCGTCATCGTCTCCAGTTCAATCCTGCTACAAATGGTCGCTTGTCTGCTCGGGCCGCTGATAGCCACACGCTTGCCGAGTCAATCCTGGTTCAATGTGGTTGTTGTGGTGCTCACCACGGTCGGTTTTCTCGGCTGCCTGTCCGCGCCGCTCGACACGGTATGGCTGTGGGGCGGGGTACAAGGCATCGGGCAAGGTGCCTTGACTTCCATTGCCATCACCATGATTGTGCTGCGCTCGGCAAACGCACAGGTTGCGGCAGAACTTTCGAGTATGGTGCAAGGCGTCGGCTACGGCCTGGGCGCACTCGGGCCGTTGCTGGTCGGGGTGCTTTATACGCCGGTCATTGGCTATGCGCACGTTGAGATATTTCTTAGCGGGGTAGGCGTAGCGATGCTGTATTTCGGATATACCTCAGGCCGACGCCGACTCGTGGCAGCCCGCTATTAGCGCTATCCTTCAGCTGACACCTAGTCACCGGAGCGCTAGGAACATGAAGAAAAGACTACCCTGCGCTTGTGGTGCTGTGGCGCGAAGTTAACCTTGCACTTGGCTGATTGGTAGTCGTTGAGGTCGCAATAGCTGTTGTGGATTTCATTTCTGCTTTCCAGAATCCATCTGTTTCTTGTACCGCCAGTCTTTAGGTATGAAATGCAGTTCTATCTACAATCAAATAGAAAGCAAGGAGGCCTTGCTGTGCGAGTCCTTCGAGGAACTCTGCAAAGGACTGCGCCAGCATGCACGGCTTTGTGTCTACAGGCCATCGAGATCCAACCAAGCATTCAGGAATACGTTCATATTGATAGTTAGCTAGGTAATTGTTAGGGTGAGGTCGTCCTTTTTCTGTTCAGCCTATTGATCTATCTACGCGAAAAACCATCAAGGCTTCCACTATATCAGCTAGCAAATTGTTCCGACCCTCTACCTCGATCAGTGCATTGTGCCTGGCAATGATGTCGTTTGCCTGCCACGCATCCCCCCAAGCGAACCCTCTCGAGGAGCAGGCCTTTATCGGCGCTGCCCAGGTCGAGCAGCAGATGATCGAGTGGCGACGGGACATCCACCAGCACCCAGAGCTCGGCGAGCAGGAAACACGCACTGCCAAGCTGGTCGCCGAGCACCTTGAAAAGCTTGGCCTCGAAGTCCATACGGGTATCGGGCGCACGGGAGTGGTCGGAATTCTCGAAGGTGGCAAATCGGGCCCTACCGTCGCCCTGCGCGCGGATATGGATGCCTTGCCGGTCAAGGAGCCTGCGGGCCTGCCATTCGCCTCGACCGCGCGGGGTACCTATCATGGCCAGCAGGTGGATGTGATGCACGCCTGCGGCCACGACACCCATACCGCCATGCTGATGGCAACTGCGCAAATCCTTGCAGGCATGCGTGACAACCTGCCGGGCAAGGTCATGTTCATTTTCCAGCCGGCTGAAGAGGGCTCGAGCCTGGTCAAAGGCGGAGAGGGGCGGCGTTGGGGGGCGCAGTTGATGCTGCAGGAAGGGCTGTTCGACAAGCTCAAGCCTGATGCGGTGTTCGCTGTGCATGTCATGCCTGGGCCTTCAGGGCAATTGAGTTGGCGTTCGGGTGCCACGACCGCCAGCAGTGACGACTTGAACATCAAGGTTATAGGCCAGCAGGGCCATGGCGGCATGCCTTGGAACACTGTCGACCAGGTAGTGGCCTCTGCACAGGTCATCAACGGCCTGCAGACGATGGTAAGCCGCCGCACCAAGCTCACCCAGTCGCCAGCGGTGGTCACTGTGGGCATGATCAAAGGTGGTAGTGCACCGAACATCGTGCCGGAAAGCGTCGACATGGCAGGCACCATTCGTACCTACGATCCGGCGGTACGTGCGCAAGTGGCACACGATGTGAAGCTCACGTCCGAGAAGATAGCCGAAAGCGCCGGTGCTACGGCCAAGGTATCAATCGTGCCGGCCTATGACATGACGATGAACAATGAGCAATTGACCGAGCAGATGGCGCCAGTGCTCAAGCGTGCGGCCTATGGCAAGGTCGCCACCACCCCTCTGGTCGGTGCTTCGGAAGATTTCTCCTTCTTCGCAGGCAAGGTACCCGGCCTCTACTTCTACCTGGGCGTGACACCCGACGGGCAGGACCCGGCCAAGGCAGCACCGAATCACAACCCGAAATTCTTCGTCGATGAAAAAGCGCTGATCGTTGGCGCGCGGGCGATGTCGGCGGCCGCCGTTGATTTTTTGTCTGAGCATGCAACTCAGCAGTAATTCAGGATGTAGCGCCGGTCATGCGGCGCTTGCCAATATGCAAAGCAGTGCGATATCAACTGATATGCAGTGTTTTTGCAGTGACAAAAGATACCCTGCGTTTAGTATCCCGTCATCCCGAAGATCTGGAAGGGCAGTGCTCTCCTACTGAGAAAGGTCTTTTGAGCGGTTATGCCATTTTATTAGCTGCTGATGTACTGCAGCTCTGGCGAACTCAATGTCACTACTGCTAATGGCCTGATAAATTGCTTGATATTCGATAATATGCTGTTGCGTCTCGATCGTCGTCGAAGCATGTTGAGTGTTGAAGCTGGATATAGCATCGAGCAAGTACCTGTTGCCACTCGCTACTCCCATTGCTTCACGAAAATTCAGGTCGGAACGTTCGAACTCAGTTGAAATCTGCGCCCCCAAGAGGTCGTCGAGCTTGCGCGCCATACGTTCTAAGTCCCGTACGCTGCGGCGTTGTGCGGCGAGTGCAGCCGCAGCCATCTCGATCACCAGTCGATATTCGAAGGCGGCCAATTCATCAATTTCGAACATGATAGTCCACGTGTTGTTTGCGTACACGCGGAGGATAACTGAGCCCATGCCCACCTGCGTCCGGAGCAATTACAAAGCAGTTATCTATTTTTCAATACTCAAGCGATCAGCAATTTATAGATAACTGTATTGGGTCCTCTCGCATAGCTCGTCAGTGCCGCCCTTCATAGACTTGGCACAACGGTTCTGGAGGACCCTATGGACGCAGTACAAAATCTCGACAACCTGGTGGCAAACGTGTCCACCGTATTCCTGACCGACGCCGATGTCTCCCGTCTGGCCACCTGGCCGAAGGTCATCGCCGCCCTTGCCGATGCCTACTCGCGGCCGTTCCTGCCGGCCATGGTGCCACCACGCATTATGGCGCGAGGCGAGGGCTTCTGGCTGCGAAGCCTGCCGACTTTCGCAGAGATAACGGTAAAGCCATTCGCAGCGTCGGCCGACAGTTCGTCGTGCTTTGCCGCAACCTCAATCTCTTCTCCCAATCGTTCATCGCCATCGACGGCAGCAAATTCAAAGCCGTGAATAACCGCGACCGCAATTTCACTCAAGGCAAGGTGAAGGCGCGCATGCAGCAGATCGAGCAGAGCATCGACCGCTATCTAGCGGCAATGGATTCAGCCGATCGGGCAGCGCCGGAAGTGGCCGAGGCCAAGACTGAGCGATTGAAAGACAAAGTCGAAAAGCTGAAACAGCAGATGCAAAAACTGAAGGACATTGAGGCGCAGCTTCACGCCAGTCCCGATCAGCAAATCTCTCTTACCGATCCAGATGCCCGCTCAATGGCCACAAGCGGCCGAGGCTCCGGCACAGTTGGGTACAACGTACAAACAGCAGTCGACGACAAGCACCATCTGATCATTGCCCATGAGGTGACCAACGTTGGTAATGATCGCGGGCAACTGAGCAATATGGCTAACCAGGCACGTGAAGAAATCGGTGCTGAGGCGCTGACAGTGGTCGCTGATCGAAGCTATTACAAAGGCCCGGAAGTCCTTGCTTGCGAGCAGGCGGGTATCACCACCTTTGTACCGAAACCCCTGACATCGAGCAGCAAAGCGGAAGGCCGATTCGGCAAGCAGGACTTCACCTACATGGCTGCATCGGACGAATATCGATGCCCTGCGGGCCAGTTGCTGACGCGCCGGCATTCCTCGATGGAGGACGGCATGTTACTGCACTGCTATTGGTTTTCAGGATGCCAGAGCTGCTCCATGCAGAAGCAGTGTACGACCGGTAAAGAGCGGCGACTCAAGCGCTGGGAGCATGAAGAAGTAGTCGAGAGAGTGCAAATCCGATTGGAGCAAGATCCAGGGAAGATGAAGGTTCGCCGGCAGACGGTGGAGCATCCCTTTGGCACGCTCAAATTCTGGATGGGAAGTACCCACTTCCTGACCAGAACCCTGCCGAGGGTAAGCACTGAGATGAGCCTTCACGTGCTCGCCTACAACCTCAAACGGATGATGAGCATCTTCGGCATCGCAGGGCTACTTGAGGCAATCAGGGCGTAAAC from Pseudomonas fortuita carries:
- a CDS encoding creatininase, whose product is MNESVVVGELTWPEYAQKVASGSTIFLPVGALEQHGHHMCMEVDVLLPTALCKAVAREVDGLVLPALAYGYKSQQKSGGGNHFPGTTSLDGATLTHTIQDIIRELARHGARKLVLMNGHYENSMFIVEGIDLALRELRYGGITDFKVVVLSYWDFVNAPAVIEELYPEGFLGWDIEHGGVFETSLMLALHPEKVDLSRAVDHPPAKFPPYDVFPIIPERTPACGTLSSPKGANREKGELILRVCVEGISSAVREAFDLQK
- a CDS encoding polyamine ABC transporter substrate-binding protein, translating into MTRRADFSRRTFIKNSSILAGVAALSGVLPNRTFGAAEKELVILAWAGHAAPDIVADFEREHGVKVRAKYYTGGDNMLGLISQSPPGTFDLILSDAEYVQQLNAADYIERLDLADYPFDDFYPEFQHFPGHWQGDELYSVMVRFGFLGIAFNTQLLPESKAKSYQVFWDDSLKGKVGHFDWHLPNLGQISLLNGNRLPYDIDAAHWKRLQDKTMSLRGQVAGFFDYGGTFSSLKNGQIHAMCGIGDWITGVLQRAGAPVKTVIPEEGGLQWTESYCIAKKAHSPELAKKFIQYITSPEGQVKSAKMEAYPALIPNKRGWELLNKTDLAEARRQGMVLGQRNVMDDIREGRIQYRALPVQQSLEDWNDFWSQYKGA
- a CDS encoding ABC transporter permease, which produces MISNKLSPPLPASEEPARTRGQFGKRTWRLPGYGLILSLPILVWQLLFFVAPLLFLLTISFWLVRNFRMVPAFEWLNWKYLFSREYFWDAYLHTWAMAAGASVLISAVAFPCAYTIAFKFRESTRQWLVLLLITPFFTSYLVRTYSWQVFLSDQGLLNSALALLGIGPLPLLNTSFGSYVGYFTLCLPLVVLLQLFSLMYIDRTLIEAAHNLRAGRLRTVFGVVIPSARVGIVIAALFCFIMTFGDFVSPLYLGGGQPPTLSTLITDTTKSGQQWPRAAVIATTMIVTLLATAFLMVRHAYRRRA
- a CDS encoding ABC transporter permease, which encodes MNEHRVINFMLRSFVVLVFLFILTPIIGSFVFSFNVDRFPSLPLGGFSLRWYEAIAADPQVWQAFNNSLVVGVVVSLVSTLLGFTAAYTDFRYHFFGKSVYMALALLPPTIPVVILGLAMLAFLSRIGLSGELYAVMICHIVMCSPFAMAVIRMRLAQMAPQLEAAAWNLSASQWQAMRYVILPFTAPSIFAALFVTMAVSFDEFAVAWFVSGLNETVPVRILNTLQGQVSPTINAIGTIVFITTITLTIVAQVLLMRRQKKPADGKKS
- a CDS encoding ABC transporter ATP-binding protein — translated: MTQPLVVFDNVTKQFGSYVAVEPMNLEIYKGEFVAIMGSSGCGKTTTLRMLAGLDKPSSGEIRLNGERINDLYSWQRDTPLVWQNLALFPFLSVLENVEFGLRMRGMGKAERRKKALHWLERLDLGEFANRDISMLSGGQRQRVALARSLVTEPPILLLDEPLSALDAHLSVRMQAVLTGLQKDLGITFVYVTHSQSEAFAMADRVVIMSRGRVEQIGTPKDIFFEPHNRFVAEFVGGKNMLGGVVLGFDDTGLVQLDSAYGRFLARLPEDRSVAVGEEVTLCISAEHINLAAQPTTASRLACTVMGEEFIGSMVNIYLEAANGLELQVQKPYADYDLLGLKSGQRVHVGWDDARALILRGN
- a CDS encoding M24 family metallopeptidase, with translation MQMPKTIQIQNGEKVKPTFSHQEYANRQSKLRSYLAQNNIDAAVFTSYHNINYYSDFLYCSFGRPYALVVTQDAVVSISANIDGGQPWRRTVGTENIIYTDWQRDNYFVAIQQALPKAGRIGIEFDHLNLVNRDKLASRYPQAELVDVAAPCMRMRMIKSAEEHAIIRHGARVADIGGAAVVEALRDQVPEYEVALHATQAMVREIARTFPDSELMDTWTWFQSGINTDGAHNPVTSRKVNKGDILSLNCFPMIAGYYTALERTLFLDHCSDEHLRLWEVNVKVHEAGLKLIKPGMRCSDIAHQLNEIFLEHDLLQYRTFGYGHSFGTLSHYYGREAGLELREDIDTVLEPGMVVSIEPMIMLPEGLPGAGGYREHDILIVNENGAENITKFPYGPEHNIIKK
- a CDS encoding CynX/NimT family MFS transporter, translating into MEYATAHARNERGLPQPGTIAKGSRLFYFACSIIFVAFNLRTAYPSLGAVLADISSDLGLTPAATSAISTLPVFCLGLFAPVAPWLARKIGTERTILVLMAALSTGLLIRGAGNVSGLVVGSIVIGSAIAIINVLLPGLIKRDFAKITGLMAGLYSMALLSGAATAAGFTLALQSTLGGGWTTALALWSVPAAAACACWLFQLPKGSALAPKAAPRVRGVWRCALAWQLTLFMVLQSMYSFTVFGWLAPFLNGRGMTPLESSVIVSSSILLQMVACLLGPLIATRLPSQSWFNVVVVVLTTVGFLGCLSAPLDTVWLWGGVQGIGQGALTSIAITMIVLRSANAQVAAELSSMVQGVGYGLGALGPLLVGVLYTPVIGYAHVEIFLSGVGVAMLYFGYTSGRRRLVAARY
- a CDS encoding amidohydrolase → MMSFACHASPQANPLEEQAFIGAAQVEQQMIEWRRDIHQHPELGEQETRTAKLVAEHLEKLGLEVHTGIGRTGVVGILEGGKSGPTVALRADMDALPVKEPAGLPFASTARGTYHGQQVDVMHACGHDTHTAMLMATAQILAGMRDNLPGKVMFIFQPAEEGSSLVKGGEGRRWGAQLMLQEGLFDKLKPDAVFAVHVMPGPSGQLSWRSGATTASSDDLNIKVIGQQGHGGMPWNTVDQVVASAQVINGLQTMVSRRTKLTQSPAVVTVGMIKGGSAPNIVPESVDMAGTIRTYDPAVRAQVAHDVKLTSEKIAESAGATAKVSIVPAYDMTMNNEQLTEQMAPVLKRAAYGKVATTPLVGASEDFSFFAGKVPGLYFYLGVTPDGQDPAKAAPNHNPKFFVDEKALIVGARAMSAAAVDFLSEHATQQ
- a CDS encoding FCD domain-containing protein, which produces MFEIDELAAFEYRLVIEMAAAALAAQRRSVRDLERMARKLDDLLGAQISTEFERSDLNFREAMGVASGNRYLLDAISSFNTQHASTTIETQQHIIEYQAIYQAISSSDIEFARAAVHQQLIKWHNRSKDLSQ